From a region of the Besnoitia besnoiti strain Bb-Ger1 chromosome I, whole genome shotgun sequence genome:
- a CDS encoding hypothetical protein (encoded by transcript BESB_007600) — protein sequence MADKSATVPPLLAGLRASRSSLFFSQGGCGPSSVLRCGVALQAPRPWLCVACFTIAFIPFLEGPVLPFTPGECVGLNRKNSPTYLRSSPTLVPDGAGDGVVRRATVRGEEAHLEAFPDPAEQAVGSPAFVELSAEAKKGDSDDEDEEGGSSGDEDGANSQGSKEAEEEPSGGGGDEGSEEGKEGSEGANDGEASAKAEEQKEKEGGADASEKDEEGSAKAEHDEAEKSEQSDDHDKSEHVSHSAKSGEHDDAETKPSHEETEAKQSGSATHLHAAGGGGGGGEKEEPEPGKYGGKYKVQLNFKPELIIPSDLRGKTGQGKVHVDDREWFQVESTEPTKILKLEGANAEDTFFHEVRVA from the coding sequence ATGGCAGACAAGTCGGCTACAGTTCCACCTCTgctcgcgggcctgcgagcctctcgctcgtctctctttttctcacAAGGAGGGTGCGGTCCCTCGTCAGTTTTACGATGCGGCGTggccctgcaggcgccgagacCATGGCTGTGTGTAGCTTGTTTCACCATCGCGTTTATTCCCTTTCTCGAGGGGCCGGTACTGCCTTTTACTCCGGGAGAATGCGTTGGTTTAAACAGAAAGAATTCGCCAACCTATCTCAGGAGCTCGCCTACGCTCGTTCCTGACGGCGCCGGGGACGGGGTTGTGAGACGTGCAACGGTACGGGGGGAAGAAGCACACCTCGAGGCATTTCCCGACCCCGCCGAACAAGCGGTCGGCTCTCCAGCCTTCGTCGAGCTGAGTGCAGAAGCAAAGAAAGGCGACAGCGATGATGAGGATGAGGAAGGTGGTTCGAgtggagacgaagacggtGCCAACAGTCAGGGTtcgaaagaagcagaggaagagcctagtggcgggggaggcgacgaaggctcCGAGGAAGGAAAGGAGGGGAGCGAAGGTGCCAACGACGGAGAGGCCAGCGCAAAAGCTGAAGAacagaaggagaaagagggtGGAGCAGACGCCTCTGAAAAGGACGAAGAGGGCAGTGCAAAAGCAGAACATGACGAGGCCGAGAAGTCTGAGCAGTCAGACGACCACGACAAGAGCGAACACGTGTCTCACTCCGCGAAGTCCGGCGAGCATGACGATGCCGAGACCAAGCCCTCACACGAAGAGACTGAGGCGAAACAGTCTGGCAGTGCGACGCATTTGCACGCTGCGGGTGGTGGTGGTGGTGGTGGTGAAAAAGAAGAACCTGAACCGGGCAAGTATGGGGGGAAATACAAAGTGCAGTTAAATTTCAAGCCAGAGCTCATCATTCCAAGTGACCTACGCGGCAAGACGGGGCAAGGGAAAGTCCACGTTGACGACCGCGAATGGTTCCAAGTAGAGAGCACGGAACCTACAAAAATCCTCAAGCTCGAGGGCGCCAATGCAGAGGACACATTCTTTCATGAGGTACGCGTGGCGTAG
- a CDS encoding SWI2/SNF2 ISWI-like (AT hook) (encoded by transcript BESB_007610): protein MFTNVPSDAPSTPLEKEEGRRAGAAEANEPAKSLNLQAECNGFDRGGKKSEAGAASASRDHRDDVSPGNKPLAALKSGDEEGDAGVEIAPEDDGEEEDEEEEEDDDEMRGGEDDQVGELRSCEGDGKLIPGEYGLANAELEAKLRELLRQADTFSSRIHGGGGAAPTKTKGPGSRGRERRMLSEAEEDDILLRRLEEESGEGAGADSGTGDVFVRITEQPQCIEGKMKHYQIEGLNWLYQLHCLDINGILADEMGLGKTLQTISILAYLQFEKNIPGPHLVICPRSTLDNWFNEVKKWCPRFRPARLHGTKDERQEIYDKVLAPGEFDVCITTYEMIIKDYNRLASRFQWNYLIMDEAHRIKNEKSVLSEVVRRFRPRHRLLITGTPLQNNLRELWALLNFIMPQLFDATLDFAALFDFSRLNTEQQQHQVITTLHRILRPFMLRRLKSDVARDLPPKREIYIFVGMSKLQKKLYADILSKNVEVLNAMSGNKTQMLNILMQLRKCCNHPYLFDGIEPGPPYVEGEHMIEAAGKMALLDKLLPRLKAEGSRVLLFSQMTRLLDVIDDYCRWRGFEYCRIDGGTPGTERQERIDEFNAEGSTKFLFLLSTRAGGLGINLATADVVILFDSDFNPQMDLQAMDRAHRIGQKKRVVVYRFVTGDTVEAKIVERAAKKLKLDSLVIQKGRLSQANQAQKGPSTNELHAILQFGAQEVYRTQDESSITEADIDVILADAEQRTAEIQAQLTSLESAFDLSNMSLDGGLHMYGEEEEELRNQPRKPGRKKAVKLNRPATFFELGDRKTKWRSDSATAVMVKKERKLSRKSLTGWRAEINGGYDFQFFNADQLDALDAIQRRWQTYLENRRRTLLAKLKRERSEAQPAATAEGDDAREGEEGAPPPPKKQKTEEQGDAKREAGASLLHAPSAAELLRGLEESAKRPLIKAERGGGQEEYEGKWMQGLEHFSTAQAQQVEHILSTYAAAAGLSLDDFAEKRGSQDADMSDASSAVVEKVRSLLRLPASPKGEAKFLFASSAPSFSAALSQLAEDLASGRAASLGLRVAAQAQRAFAAAAHASASPEAAPKEEAKAEGEEEKEAEEKTEEDTEEKAEEKTGEKAVEGSRPAQEEAMDDETAQGEPRGDDSGEQASATASQSPAGGEEVTVKKKAGRPRKTVKEEDRSLEEDEEDEALLALLKEEDLDDENDPDRPEEFTEEMRKEKERLLAEGFSNWNRTEFSKFVSGLIHYGKDRLAEAWCAHFRGTTKSLEELERYAEVFFRRYTEVEGGDRIMQRVEKAADIRGALDSQRRAVQAMVEEQLRGEGPIAPPQPIERPEELRLPRRLAPSQHFTPQEDAMLLWGLYEQGVTAYAAIHAALKYYWFDSRGFFHVASRSMKQVEDRCKEIVMAIELEETAKTGQKDYMRYRQFRPTSHRIGRPPTRLSAAPPRGRGYARRDKGDELYGDEGDEGRSMCWEQEDDERRDRLAFAEGRSTEARGQKARRSTGRKRGRPRGGRGRSCTRGLSAAAQLAAAGGESDPAGAEGEPQREESRGGDGSESGREDVREKDDDEKAEAEEDEEIKAA, encoded by the exons ATGTTCACAAACGTGCCGAGCGACGCTCCCTCGACTCCTctcgagaaggaggagggccgtcgcgcaggcgcggcggaggctaACGAGCCGGCGAAGAGTCTGAATCTGCAGGCAGAGTGCAACGGTTTCGACAGAGGGGGGAAAAAGtcagaggcgggcgccgcgtccgcgagccgcgaTCACCGCGACGACGTCTCTCCGGGGAACAAgcctctggcggcgctcaaaagcggcgacgaggaaggcgatgCGGGCGTGGAAATCGCTccggaggacgacggcgaagaggaggacgaagaggaggaagaagacgacgacgagatGCGAGGGGGGGAAGACGATCAGGTCGGCGAGCTGCGGtcctgcgaaggcgacggcaaACTCATCCCGGGGGAATACGGACTCGCCAACGCAGAGCTCGAAGCCAAACTGAGGGAGCTGCTCCGACAAGCCGACACCTTCTCCTCCCGCATCcacggaggcggaggcgccgcccccaCGAAGACCAAGGGACCCGGGTCGCGA ggccgcgagcggcgcatgctgagcgaggcggaagaagacgacattcttcttcggcgcttGGAAGAAGAGTCAggagagggcgccggcgcagactcAGGCACAGGCGACGTGTTTGTGCGCATAACGGAGCAACCGCAGTGCATCGAAGGCAAGATGAAGCACTACCAGATCGAGGGTTTGAACTGGCTCTACCAGCTGCACTGCCTGGACATCAACGGCATCCTCGCCGACGAAATGGGGCTTGGGAAAACGCTGCAGACAATTTCCATTCTCGCCTACTTGCAGTTCGAAAAAAACATCCCTGGTCCGCACCTCGTCATCTGCCCTAGATCCACGCTCGACAACTGGTTCAACGAAGTAAAAAAATG GTGTCCGCGCTTCcggccggcgcgtcttcACGGCACTAAGGACGAGAGACAAGAGATTTACGACAAAGTGCTCGCGCCAGGCGAGTTCGACGTCTGCATCACCACATACGAGATGATCATCAAAGACTACAACCGTCTGGCTTCCAG GTTTCAGTGGAATTACTTGATTATGGACGAGGCACATCGCATCAAGAACGAGAAGAGTGTCTTGTCGGAGGTGGTGCGGCGCTTTCGGCCGCGTCACCGGTTGCTCATCACGGGGACGCCGCTCCAGAACAACTTGAGGGAACTGTGGGCGTTGCTCAACTTCATCATGCCTCAGCTGTTTGACGCGACGCTGGACTTTGCCGCGCTGTTCGACTTCTCGCGGCTCAACacagagcagcagcagcaccaaGTCATCACCACGCTCCACCGAATCCTTCGCCCCTTCATGCTGAGACGCCTCAAGTCGGACGTTGCCCGAGACCTGCCGCCGAAACGCGAAATCTACATCTTCGTAG GCATGTcgaagctgcagaagaagctgTACGCAGACATTCTTTCGAAGAATGTGGAGGTGTTGAACGCCATGTCGGGGAACAAGACTCAGATGCTCAACATCCtcatgcagctgcgcaaaTGCTGCAATCACCCCTACCTGTTTGACGGCATCGAGCCCGGCCCGCCGTACGTCGAGGGCGAGCACATGATCGAAGCCGCCGGCAAGATGGCGCTCCTGGATAAGCTGCTGCCACGCCTCAAGGCTGAGGGCAGCCGCgtgcttctcttctcgcaAATGACGCGTCTCCTCGACGTCATCGACGATTACTGCAG GTGGCGCGGCTTCGAGTACTGCCGCATCGACGGCGGGACGCCCGGCACAGAGCGCCAGGAGCGAATCGACGAATTCAACGCAGAGGGCTCCACGAAGttccttttcctcctctccactCGCGCGG GTGGGCTCGGAATCAACTTGGCGACCGCCGACGTCGTCATTCTCTTTGACAGCGACTTCAATCCGCAGATGGACTTGCAGGCGATGGATCGCGCCCACCGAATTGGCCAAAAGAAGCGG GTCGTCGTCTACCGCTTCGTCACGGGCGACACCGTGGAGGCGAAGATCGTGGAGCGCGCCGCCAAGAAGCTCAAGCTCGACTCACTCGTGATTCAGAAAGGCCGCCTGAGCCAGGCGAACCAGGCGCAGAAAGGCCCGTCGACCAACGAGCTCCACGCCATCCTCCAGTTCGGCGCCCAGGAAGTCTACCGCACTCAG GATGAGAGCTCCATCACGGAGGCAGACATCGACGTCATtctcgcggacgccgagcAGCGCACTGCCGAGATCCAGGCGCAGCTCACGAG CTTGGAGAGCGCCTTCGATTTGAGCAACATGAGCCTCGACGGCGGCCTGCACATGTatggggaagaagaggaggagctgcggaatCAGCCGCGGAAGCCCGGTCGGAAAAAGGCGGTAAAACTCAACCGCCCCGCGACCTTCTTCGAACTCGGCGACAGAAAAACCAAGTG gcgaagcgatTCTGCGACGGCCGTCATGGTGAAGAAGGAGCGGAAGCTCTCCCGGAAGTCACTCACGGGGTGGCGAGCGGAGATCAACGGCGGCTACGATTTCCAGTTCTTCAATGCCGACCAACTTGACGC CTTGGACGCAATTCAGCGCAGGTGGCAGACCTACCTGGAGAACCGCCGCAGGACGCTGCTGGCGAAGTTGaaacgcgagcgcagcgaggcgcagccagcagcgacggcggagggcgacgacgcgcgcgagggcgaggaaggcgcgccgccgcccccgaaGAAACAAAAAACCGAAGAGCAAGGCGatgcgaagcgcgaggcgggcgcgagcctcctccacgccccgagcgccgcggagcttcTCCGCGGACTCGAAGAAAGTGCGAAGAGGCCGCTCAtcaaggcagagagaggaggggggcAGGAAGAATACGAAGGAAAGTGGATGCAAGGTCTCGAGCACTTCTCCACGGCCCAGGCCCAGCAAGTTGAACACATTCTCTCCAC GtatgctgcggcggccggtTTGTCGCTGGATGACTTTGCGGAGAAGCGCGGTTCGCAGGACGCAGACATGAGTgacgcgtcttccgccgttGTCGAGAAAGTACGcagtcttctgcgcctccccgcgtcgcccaagggcgaggcgaagttcctcttcgcgtcttctgcgccgtctttttcggcggcgctctcgcagctcgcggaaGACCTTGCG AgtgggcgcgcggcctctctcggcttgcgcgtcgccgcgcaggctcaacgcgcgttcgcggccgcggcgcatgcgtccgcgtctcccgaggctgcgccgaaggaagaagcgaaggcggagggcgaagaagagaaggaagcagaggagaaaacagaggaagacacagaggagaaggcggaggagaagacagGGGAGAAAGCGGTGGAAggctcgcggcctgcgcaggaggaggcgatggacgacgagacggcgcagggcgagccGAGGGGAGACGATAGCGGTgagcaggcgtctgcgacagcgtcgcagtcccctgcgggaggcgaggaagtcacggtgaagaagaaggcggggaGACCGCGGAAAACGGTCAAAGAAGAGGATCGCAgcctcgaggaagacgaggaagacgaggcgcttctcgcaCTCCTGAAGGAGGAAGACCTCGACGACGAAAACGACCCTGACCGCCCAGAGGAATTCACCGAGGAGATGAGAAAGGAAAAG GAGCGTCTGCTGGCTGAGGGTTTCAGCAACTGGAACCGCACAGAGTTCTCCAAGTTTGTCAG tGGCCTGATTCATTACGGCAAGGATCGTCTGGCGGAGGCGTGGTGTGCGCACTTCCGCGGCACGACCAAGAGTCTCGAAGAACTCGAGAGATACGCTGAGGTCTTCTTCAGAAGATACACAGAAGTCGAGGGA GGCGATCGCATTATGCAGCGCGTGGAGAAAGCTGCAGACATCCGAGGAGCTCTCGACtctcagcgccgcgcagtccAGGCCATG GTCGAagagcagctgcgaggcgagggacccatcgcgccgccgcagccgatTGAGCGCCCCGAAGAGCTACGCCTCCCGCGACGCCTGGCGCCGAGTCAGCACTTCACTCCCCAGGAGGACGCGATGCTGCTGTGGGGTCTCTACGAGCAAGGCGTCACGGCCTACGCGGCCATTCATGCTGCG CTCAAGTACTACTGGTTCGACAGCCGCGGCTTTTTCCACGTGGCCTCCAGGAGCATGAAGCAGGTTGAAGACCGCTGCAAAGAAATCGTGATGGCGATTGAACTCGAAGAAACAGCCAAGACG GGCCAGAAGGACTACATGCGCTACCGGCAGTTCAGGCCGACCAGCCACCGCATCGGGCGACCGCCGACGCGtctcagcgccgcgccgcccagggGGCGTGGCTATGCGCGGCGCGACAAGGGGGACGAGCTGTatggcgacgagggcgacgaaggccgcagcATGTGCTGGGAgcaggaggacgacgagcggCGCGACCGGCTGGCCTTCGCCGAGGGCCGCAGCACCGAGGCCCGGGGCCAGAAGGCCCGCCGGAGCACCGGGCGAAAGCGCGGGCGCCCccgtggcgggcgcggacgcagctgcacgcgcgggctgagtgcggcggcgcagctcgcggccgctgggggcgagagcgacccagcgggcgccgagggcgagccgcagcgcgaggagagccgcggcggagacggcagcgaaTCGGGGCGAGAGGACGTCcgcgagaaggacgacgacgagaaggccgaggcggaggaggacgaggagatcAAGGCGGCGtag
- a CDS encoding hypothetical protein (encoded by transcript BESB_007620), translating to MRGWSLDDAAPASGVRPSRERGESLKVLSGASQEARTHKRYSGIFGLLSLAVAVFAVAWVSFTRIREVEKAPKELEEGKIGEGTPELLDEEPVEPVKPSKWLPRVMCAVLTVAVVSAITGALPPYSPPRRYPQPAAGLQPAPFAREVRDRRRATPRPPNYHPVPLSAAAPSQSPRSRPNRFPPPPPFGPSSALLRPSTPVPRPQPAPQEEEAGASVELKPAGEVTTTTEEGAAQGGRAGVVAKFIVDVIYSYLWLREDFAAGEHMFEAHTGGGGRTQRSPWEAEESVDQQGGGGDLGSSSRRWQRLRAIRRLAEPPRSRLYGCMGEAAPEVARDGRLRARESRVSFWSRLLLVAKRVCVSGRGARGDSAPGRQPDAFLRGHVQTRAYYRGFMTAGLPQRINGTLLYPSWSGGCSFPWKYNFNCFP from the exons ATGAGAGGATGGAGTTTGGAcgacgctgcgcccgccAGTGGAGTTCGACCCAGCCGGGAGCGGGGGGAGAGCCTGAAGGTGCTGTCAGGCGCGAGCCAAGAGGCG CGGACACACAAGAGATATTCGGGGATCTTCGGGCTTCTCAGCTTGGCTGTCGCGGTGTTTGCCGTCGCCTGGGTGTCCTTTACGCGTATCCGCGAGGTCGAGAAGGCACCGAAGGAGCTTGAAGAAGGAAAAATCGGTGAAGGGACTCCCGAGCTGCTGGACGAGGAGCCAGTCGAGCCGGTGAAGCCGTCAAAGTGGCTGCCGCGGGTGATGTGCGCAGTCCTCACTGTAGCAGTCGTGTCGGCCATCACCGGCGCCTTGCCCCCGTACTCGCCTCCGAGGCGTTATCCCCAGCCTGCCGCGGGCCTCCAGCCAGCCCCCTTTGCCCGGGAGGTCCGCGATCGACGGCGGGCgaccccccgccctcccaACTATCACCCCGTCCCGttgtccgccgccgccccttcCCAATCCCCCCGTTCGCGCCCAAACcgtttccccccccccccccccttcggCCCCAGCTCCGCCCTCCTCAGGCCCAGCACGCCGGTCCcccggccgcagcctgctccacaggaggaagaggcgggcgcgagcgtcgAGCTGAAGCCGGCTGGCGAGGTGACAACGAcgacggaggagggcgcggcgcagggcgggcGAGCTGGCGTGGTGGCGAAGTTCATCGTGGACGTGATCTACAGCTATCTGTGGCTTCGCGAGGACTTTGCCGCGGGCGAGCACATGTTCGAGGCGCATACCGGTGGGGGAGGGCGGACTCAGCGATCCCCGTGGGAGGCCGAAGAGTCGGTCGACCAgcaaggaggcggcggagacctcgGCAGCAGCTCTCGCAGATGGCAACGTCTTCGCGCGATTCGCAGACTGGCGgagcctcctcgctcgcgtttGTATGGGTGCatgggggaggcggcgcccgaggtCGCACGCGACGGCAGACTCAGGGCTCGGGAGAgtcgcgtctccttctggtcgcgcctccttctgGTCGCcaagcgcgtctgcgtgtctggtcgcggcgcgaggggggaCTCTGCGCCTGGCAGGCAGCCAGACGCGTTCCTACGAGGACACGTGCAGACGAGAGCCTACTACAGGGGCTTCATGACCGCTGGACTCCCGCAGCGAATCAACGGCACACTTCTGTATCCCTCCTGGTCGGGCGGCTGCTCGTTTCCGTGGAAGTACAACTTTAATTGTTTCCCGTGA
- a CDS encoding hypothetical protein (encoded by transcript BESB_007630): MASPLGCSLFWGTARSSLSPSLGRRMPVALPALATSAPSSFVRTRLPSPSLQSPPSVGASAAALSLPRARRPSGASFLSSASEAALSFSLLQDSAPLSLEAVLQIIDFRLKEKKFVSFAHECEPGHPAASVGLTPGEFVVALNRVAAAARLSEAANLREGRAHARGEETVWRDVRFQKFLGRLKRRVLAFQPAELYRALLAFSRLKHCPEDLLVSILRLLETSTWACPAESDAAAASGRQPDGLGALSPLQLSHLPLLLCSLSEGAPRVALHSFLQAYARFLAAGARVSPPAPSATAPQGESAALESAPASAAPEQPACAADGFSLQELSFVALGLSTLGFRDLPLLHLLAGALQREIRATGASARACGAVGAPADSLRDASRSIALATSLLSFATLGVNSPRLYQELLGALRGSLHTLPPAQLANVTLALATLTRDSGGLFPFAFLADLEATLEAQCAVMDGEDALTAAWAGCALSLHQGNPTLFRRLLDHSALLLAPAAQDREGDEAAETLSRQQKRQLTQIRLDLLLDASTKTRDLCQDLKEGETWEWLLSSNRDGGETEETFEEEDEEEGIVALPPAARDAEEEVFQLLTSHPEAKQLLLRAASGESASPQGEAADAGDEEASVERNSVACEFYRIPVSICRGGERGGVAVVVDFSTFPDLAEPSDLFLALKYRHMRLQGYTLVDVRLTDWQQLEGDDARVAYLLSRLTTY; this comes from the exons ATGGCGTCTCCGCTTGGGTGCAGCCTCTTCTGGGGAACTGCCAGATCTtcgctttcgccttctctgggTCGCCGAATGCCGGTGGCCTTGCCGGCGCTTGCGACTTCGGCTCCTTCGTCGTTCGTCCGGACTCGGCTcccgtctccttctcttcagTCTCCCCCGTCTgtgggcgcctccgctgccgccctgtctctgccgcgtgcgcgccgacCCTCTGGCGCGTCATTTCTCTCGTCAGCCTCCGAGGcggctctctccttctccctgcTGCAGGactcggcgcctctctctctggagGCTGTGTTGCAGATCATCGACTTCCGCCTGAAGGAGAAAAagttcgtctccttcgcacACGAATGCGAGCCTGGTCATcccgccgcgagcgtcgGGTTGACGCCAGGCGAGTTCGTCGTCGCACTGaaccgcgtcgcggcggcagctcgcttgagcgaggccgcaaacctgagagaaggccgcgcacacgcgcgaggcgaagagaccgTTTGGCGCGACGTCCGCTTTCAAAAGTTCCTCGGACGACTGAAGCGCAGAGTCCTCGCCTTCCAACCGGCCGAGCTCTACCGCGCGCTGCTAGCCTTCAGCCGGCTCAAG CACTGCCCAGAGGACCTCCTCGTGTCAATTCTTCGTCTGCTCGAAACTTCCACCTGGGCCTGccccgcagagagcgacgcggcggcggcctcaggcCGCCAGCCCGACGGCCTCGGtgcgctctcgcctctgcagctgtcTCATCTcccgcttctcctctgctcgctctctgaaggcgcgccgcgcgtcgctctgcacAGCTTCCTGCAGGCCtacgcgcgcttcctcgcggcgggggcacgcgtgtctccgcccgccccgagtgcgaccgcgccgcagggcgagagcgcggccttggagtccgcgcccgcctcagcggcgcctgagcagcccgcctgcgcggcggacggctTCTCGCTACAGGAGCTGAGCTTTGTGGCTCTCGGCTTGTCCACCCTCGGGTTTCGCGACCTGCCCCTCCTGCATTTGCTTGCGGGGGCGCTCCAGAGGGAGATTCGGGCgacgggcgcctcggcgcgggcgtgcggcgccgtcggcgcgcccgcagactcGCTGAGAGACGCCTCGCGGAGCATCGCCCTTGCGACGTCTCTGCTGAGCTTTGCGACGCTCGGTGTCAACAGTCCGCGACTCTATCAggagctcctcggcgccctcaGAG GTAGTCTCCacacgctgccgcctgcgcagctcgcaAACGTCACGCttgcgctggcgacgctcacgcgcgacagcggaggTCTCTTTCcattcgccttcctcgcc GACTTGGAGGCGACACTCGAGGCCCAATGCGCGGTAAtggacggcgaagacgcgctgaCTGCGGCGTGGGCGGGCTGTGCGCTGAGTCTGCATCAAGGGAACCCGACTCTCTTCCGGCGTCTGCTCGATCACAGCGCGCTCCTCttggcgcccgcagcgcaaGATAGAGA GGGAGATGAGGCCGCCGAGACGCTTTCAAGACAGCAAAAAAGGCAGCTGACGCAAATTCGTCTCGATCTCCTCCTCGATGCCTCAACGAAAACTCGAGATCTGTGCCAA GACTtgaaggaaggcgagacgtGGGAGTGGCTCTTGAGCTCGaaccgcgacggcggcgagacTGAAGAGACCTTtgaggaagaggacgaagaggaggggatcgtcgcgctgccgcccgcggcgcgagacgccgaggaagaa GTTTTTCAGCTGCTCACGAGTCACCCCGAGGCCaagcagcttcttcttcgagcggcgagcggcgagagcgcttcgccgcagggagaggctgccgacgcgggcgacgaggaggcttCTGTGGAGCGAAacagcgtcgcctgcgagtTTTACCGCATTCCGGTCTCGAtctgtcgcggcggcgaacgcggcggcgtggcggtCGTCGTGGATTTTTCTACTTTTCCAGATCTCGCGGAGCCCTCAGATCTCTTTCTGGCGCTCAAGTACCGGCACATGCGCCTCCAAGGATACACGCTC GTTGACGTGCGGCTGACCGACTGGCAACAACttgagggcgacgacgcgcgtgtcgcgtacctcctctcgcgcctcacGACATACTGA